A window of the Salmo trutta chromosome 25, fSalTru1.1, whole genome shotgun sequence genome harbors these coding sequences:
- the rin3 gene encoding ras and Rab interactor 3, with protein MMKTAVLSQETGASTGVNAEPRSPPRPLLTPTLSSGSTALFPPPRPVLSSGPPLMAPPTLHSKPSPPPDPTPSPPPVYLDSSSLLPSPLIPFSPSSPTPPLHSASEPLPSQIDLAIDATDTTDVPDAAVPKECIPSLSRPLVLDVPDISTSTLVTSLPPQVLETSTPPLPTPQVPDVPETSTPPFPTPVPPQVSEPSTLPLPDILDVSAPPLPLHMSSSVPELSSSELTLPAPSSQPVPKPSSMLISSPIVTPISKPSSLPISSPHVPPIAKPPLSTPPIPPLSKPSVPPPPRVPPFSKISSPPLPRPSAPRKLSGPPQPRPPVPHPHSIAKPSSPALPRPPLPSMKSSSPPLPSPLVPLAPKPDPASASSPAPSPTQATAPRASISILEKLIKTCPVWLQLGMAQERTTLILKKEIPGIFLVRKSPDQKSMVLSVGVSDKQEELQVQDVLIKEEKSLIYLEGSVLVFDNIFKLIAFYCVSRDILPFTLRLPQVIVQATKYEDIEMISTLGSDFWGSQLHSSSEMVKREDQGQGHSSSSCEIQLSTGNSNDRLWYINPIFIKEYCSSLEASTLVPAPIHRSQSLNTPGPGQVQVPPKFKRPPPRPPNVPEGLILSQVAKQGARGESVSPRSPPPPRTVIAKAAGQKAERDSSKDTEEGEGAASQLVSEKEVSVTVTDSVAATQPLQPLSPRGATAGQKHPAPRPPPHRIPLVPLRRKPSENRPSIPGQEGGVDPVPVASLVCIDDTTNMAEEKLGVESHACETETVQNKGTSGASNISEVVTVATAPLTKRAAHPVPPPRKKKPSQFTPTRPLSRNMISGGLLSINSSSDTHQNFSTPSPASRPTSFPVREARGTDVSLYSPDGEAVFPALEHDSYSTSSTEEEADTVASGAVGTGGTNNTKVSMKRTPTIMLDRAKHRFSSVFTNFMNTDHKLQKRILELSRDGSSYFGTLVKDYRLYILETMGKHSSSTELLQEIRQMMTQLKSYLIQSTELQNLLEPNIYTEDKLEVIIEAAMCKAMLKPLREAVYSGLKDIHARDGCLKRLRENQSVVLGTTTTELGITTSVPETPVMEKIQLKLTTLHQEYSPQKKIDLLLKTCKIIYESMSIGCPAGRAHGADDFLPVLMYVLARSNMAFLLLDVEYMMELMDPALQLGEGSYYLTTTYGVLEHIKNYEKQVVTQKLSLEIQNSIHRWEKRRTLNKASVSRSSVQGFINVSFLEAGCNTKTMRVCPNTTAQDLCAQCADKFEVAEPESYSLSVLVEGHHQLLAPEEFPLTIKSSLHHSQPLKEYYIVYRPGRTESESQEAESESQEAESESQEAESESQEAESQEAESQEAESQEAESQEAESQEAESQEAEGQEAEGQEVESEEPAPAAKPEPEEEESLIEI; from the exons ATGATGAAAACAGCTGTTCTCTCTCAGGAGACCGGAGCATCTACTGG GGTGAATGCTGAGCCTCGCTCCCCACCtagacccctcctcacccctacctTATCTTCAGGATCAACAGCACTATTCCCCCCTCCCAGACCTGTTCTCTCCTCAGGACCACCCCTGATGGCTCCTCCGACTCTCCACTCCAAACCCTCCCCACCCCCTGACCCAACTCCCTCACCTCCACCTGTCTACCTggactcctcctccctcctcccttcaccCCTCATACCCTTCTCACCCTCCTCACCCACACCGCCCCTTCATTCAGCTTCTGAACCACTCCCTTCTCAAATTGACTTGGCCATTGATGCCACTGACACAACTGATGTCCCCGATGCCGCTGTCCCTAAGGAATGTATTCCCTCTTTATCCAGACCCCTAGTCCTCGATGTCCCGGACATCTCTACTTCCACCCTTGTCACATCACTACCCCCTCAGGTCTTAGAGACCTCAACTCCTCCACTCCCCACACCCCAGGTACCTGATGTCCCAGAGACATCTACTCCTCCCTTCCCCACACCAGTACCCCCTCAAGTCTCAGAGCCCTCTACACTCCCCCTTCCTGACATCCTGGATgtctctgctcctcccctccccttaCATATGTCCTCTTCAGTCCCAGAGCTTTCCTCTTCAGAACTAACCCTACCAGCACCTTCATCTCAGCCAGTCCCAAAGCCCTCATCTATGCTCATCTCTTCTCCCATTGTAACTCCCATCTCAAAACCCTCCTCGCTTCCTATCTCTTCTCCCCACGTACCCCCTATAGCAAAACCCCCTCTGTCCACTCCCCCCATTCCTCCTCTCTCAAAACCCTCCGTACCTCCGCCTCCCCGTGTTCCTCCTTTCTCAAAGatctcctcaccccctcttccTAGACCCTCAGCACCTCGAAAACTCTCTGGTCCACCCCAGCCGAGACCCCCCGTACCTCACCCTCACTCGATAGCCAAAccctcctctccagctctccccAGACCCCCACTTCCATCCATGaagtcctcctctccccctctaccctccccacTAGTCCCTCTAGCTCCCAAGCCCGACCCAGCTTCGGCCTCATCGCCAGCCCCATCTCCAACCCAAGCCACAGCCCCACGTGCCAGCATCAGTATCCTGGAGAAACTGATCAAAACTTGCCCGGTGTGGTTGCAGCTGGGTATGGCCCAGGAGAGGACCACACTCATACTGAAGAAAGAAATCCCTGGG ATATTTTTAGTGCGTAAAAGCCCCGACCAGAAATCCATGGTGCTGTCAGTAGGTGTATCTGACAAGCAGGAGGAGCTTCAGGTCCAGGACGTTCTGATTAAGGAGGAGAAGTCAC TGATATACCTGGAAGGGTCTGTTTTGGTCTTTGACAACATCTTCAAACTCATCGCCTTCTACTGTGTCAGCCG GGATATTCTACCCTTCACCCTGAGGTTGCCTCAGGTCATCGTCCAGGCAACCAAGTATGAAGATATAGAGATGATATCGACGTTAGGCTCAG ATTTCTGGGGTTCTCAGCTTCACAGCTCCTCAGAAATGGTCAAACGTGAAGACCAGGGTCAGGGCCACAGCAGTTCGTCCTGTGAGATCCAGCTGTCCACCGGGAATAGTAATGACCGTCTGTGGTACATCAACCCCATCTTCATCAAGGAGTACTGCAGCAGCCTGGAGGCCTCCACCCTCGTCCCAGCTCCCATCCACAGAAGCCAGAGTCTGAACACCCCAGGCCCGGGGCAGGTGCAGGTACCCCCCAAGTTCAAACGCCCCCCACCCAGGCCCCCAAATGTCCCAGAGGGCTTGATTCTGTCACAGGTGGCTAAGCAGGGTGCCAGAGGGGAAAGTGTCTCCCCCAGGTCTCCACCCCCACCGCGAACAGTAATAGCCAAGGCAGCAGGTCAGAAAGCAGAAAGAGACAGCAGCAAAGAcactgaggagggagagggagctgcTTCTCAACTCGTCTCGGAGAAAGAGGTGTCAGTTACTGTTACTGACTCAGTAGCAGCTACTCAGCCTCTACAGCCACTGTCACCGCGCGGAGCAACAGCAGGACAGAAACACCCAGCACCCCGACCACCCCCACACAGGATACCACTCGTACCCCTTCGGCGGAAACCCTCAGAGAACCGTCCCTCAATCCCGGGACAGGAGGGCGGTGTTGATCCAGTGCCTGTTGCTTCACTGGTCTGCATCGATGACACCACTAACATGGCAGAGGAGAAGTTAGGAGTGGAATCCCATGCatgtgagacagagacagtgcaGAACAAAGGGACATCAGGTGCTTCAAACATCAGTGAGGTTGTTACCGTGGCTACAGCCCCACTGACGAAGAGGGCCGCACATCCAGTCCCGCCTCCCAGGAAGAAGAAACCCTCTCAGTTCACGCCCACCAGACCTCTCTCCAGAAACATGATAAGCGGAGGACTTCTGTCAATCAATTCATCATCGGATACCCACCAGAACTTTAGCACCCCCTCGCCTGCTTCGAGGCCGACTTCCTTCCCCGTGAGGGAGGCCAGGGGGACAGATGTGTCCCTGTACTCCCCTGATGGTGAAGCTGTCTTCCCTGCCCTGGAACATGACTCCTACTCTACCAGCAGTACAGAGGAGGAGGCTGACACTGTGGCCAGCGGGGCTGTAGGGACCGGTGGGACCAACAACACCAAG GTGTCGATGAAGAGGACCCCTACCATCATGCTGGACCGAGCCAAGCACCGCTTCTCCAGCGTGTTCACTAACTTCATGAACACCGACCACAAGCTCCAGAAGAGAATCCTAGAGCTGTCCAGGGATGGGAGCTCCTACTTCGGCACCCTGGTGAAGGACTACAG ATTGTATATCCTGGAGACCATGGGGAAGCATAGCTCCAGCACTGAGCTGCTGCAGGAGATCAGGCAGATGATGACCCAGCTGAAGAGTTACCTCATCCAGAGCACTGAGCTGCAGAACCTACTGGAGCCCAACATCTACACAGAGGACAAACTAG AGGTGATTATTGAGGCTGCCATGTGTAAGGCTATGCTGAAGCCTCTGAGGGAGGCTGTGTATTCAGGCCTGAAAGACATCCACGCCAGggacggctgtctgaagagactGAGGGAGAACCAGAGTGTCGTCCTGGGTACCACCACCACAGAACTGGGGATCACCACCAGCGTCCCAGAGACCCCTGTCATGGAGAAG ATCCAGCTGAAGTTGACGACCCTCCACCAGGAATACTCCCCTCAGAAGAAGATTGATCTGCTCCTTAAGACCTGCAAGATCATCTATGAATCCATGTCTATAGGCTGTCCAG CAGGGAGAGCCCATGGTGCAGATGACTTCCTCCCGGTGCTGATGTACGTCCTGGCCAGGAGCAACATGGCCTTCCTGCTACTGGATGTAGAGTATATGATGGAGCTGATGGACCCTGCACTGCAGCTAGGAGAGG GCTCCTACTACCTGACGACTACGTATGGAGTGTTGGAGCACATAAAGAACTATGAGAAGCAGGTGGTGACACAGAAGCTCAGTCTGGAGATCCAGAACTCTATCCACCGCTGGGAGAAGAGACGCACCCTGAACAAAGCCAGCGTGTCACGTTCATCTGTTCAG GGCTTCATCAACGTGTCGTTCCTGGAGGCGGGGTGCAACACTAAGACCATGAGGGTCTGCCCCAACACCACAGCCCAGGACCTGTGTGCCCAGTGTGCTGACAAGTTTGAGGTGGCAGAGCCAGAGTCCTACAG CCTGAGTGTGCTGGTGGAGGGCCACCACCAACTCCTGGCCCCTGAGGAGTTCCCCCTCACCATCAAGTCCAGTCTCCACCACAGTCAGCCCCTCAAGGAGTACTACATTGTTTACCGGCCTGGAAGGACAGAGTCAGAATCCCAGGAGGCAGAATCAGAATCCCAGGAGGCAGAATCAGAATCCCAGGAGGCAGAATCAGAATCCCAGGAGGCAGAATCCCAGGAGGCAGAATCCCAGGAGGCAGAATCCCAGGAGGCAGAATCCCAGGAGGCAGAATCCCAGGAGGCAGAATCCCAGGAGGCAGAAGGACAGGAGGCAGAAGGACAGGAGGTGGAGAGCGAGGAGCCAGCTCCCGCAGCCAAGCCAgagcctgaggaggaggagagtctgATCGAGATATGA